AAAATCTTCCTTCTGtcttttttccagcacttttcccAACCATTGGACCTCCCTTCAACCCCCCTGGTAACATATTCTCATTATTTGCTACCTTTTGTATTAACTCTGCCTGTTCCTTTACTTTCCCCAGTGTCTGAATTCGCTCCATGAACCCGGGCTTCGCCTCTTCTTTCTCAGACTGAATCATGAGGTCAATGTAAGCTGGGGTGGATAATGGGTTTGGCCTCAGAGCTATTTCTTCAAGTCGTCTAATGCTGCCAGATAATTGATCAATCAGCGCCAGAACTGTGTACTTCACGTCAGCAAACTCCTGCTTAAGTGATTCCATAACATTCTGTTGGCTCATCTTCGCACCATAGGCCTTCTCGTACTTTTCTTTCAGCTCACTGTATGTCTTCTTCTCCTTTTTCGTTACATAATCAAACTTGTACTTTTGGTTGAAGTGAACATTCCAGATGCACTTTAGTGGACAGACCATACAGTTCCCTTGTTGGTCCATTGCACAACATTCACGTTTATCATCGTCGTTAGAATAGCCGCAGGGAAAGTGGCAGGTAAAGAAACATTTCTGACAGTTGGTTATATAATAACCAGTCCCACTAATATCCTCCTTTACTGGATGTGTAACTTCAATCTCGTAGTCAAAGTTTTTATTTGCATCCAGCTCGGTTTGGTGTTGGTTCAGAGCTTGTTCCGTTTTCCTGAGTTCTTCCAGTTTGGTGAGACCAACTCGGATCTGCGTCTGCAATCCCACCACTGCAACTTCCAGCTGCTTACGTTCCTTCAGAACCTCTCTGGTTAAACTCAAACTTTTGGTTTCCATTGTGTTCAGAGCTGTAAAGAATTTCTTCATACTGTTTGCTCCCATCTTCCAAAACATTGCATCAAAGTTATCATCGTTCCCTCCCCCTACTCCGCTGTCATGGGATCTGCACTCGTTGCCATAGTTTCCAGAGGTTGGACGCTGGGCAAAATGGCTGAATTGTTAAACTTGAAGTGTACTGGCAGACCCGTACACTTGTCTTTGGGACACGGTACCTCAGCTAATTTCAGGGCACTCAGGATGGGGGGAGGCTGTCCGTCTGCGAACGTCACCAGGATCTGAATGTTTTCTGCAATATCTTTGCCAAAAATAGCAAGAATCGAATCAAAGACATATTTCTGTGCGTGAGTCAGGCGAGCCAGGGAGGCTTGAGCAACAAAACACACGGCATCAATCTGATCAACACCCTGTGGGGAAGAGAAGAATTCACGGATTTGCTCAGTGATCAGTTGATCCCGGCTGATGCCCCTGGTGTCCCCGAATCCTGGTGTGTCAATGATCGTCAGAGAGTAATCGATGTTAAATCCTTTCTGATGGTGGAGCTGGTAGGCAGTGATGGAGGATGTCTGACTCTCAGCCTGGGATTTTCCTGTTTCCTCCGCTATTAACTTGTATCTGAAATTGTCTCCCCATTCCACGCCCAAGATGTAGTTGATCATCCCATTGATGAGGGTTGTCTTTCCTGAGCCAGTTGCTCCCAGAACCATAATTGTCTTTGTGTGTTTTGAGGTGGGTTTTCCGAAGGAGCATTTCACAAGCTGTTTGACTTTATCAGCTATCTCCTCCTGTAGTTTGAGCTTGTAAATGGAAGGGTTTCCTTTGGATATTAATTTAGTGTCTGTGCGAAGTTTCCGGGCTATTCTGATTGGTGTGTTTCCTATTTTTATTGAAACCTCCTCACTTACTTCACTAGACCCTGTTTCACCACAGTCAGCAGACACTCGGACTCGGTAGACGGTCATGGGTTTCAGTCCCTCTAAACAATAGTGGCATTGTGTGTCTGTTGTCTTAACTTCCTCCCATAATCCACCTTTCATGGTTAAATTAACTGACGGTTCTTCTCTATATTCAATGCTGTACCGAAATATATTAACATCAGCTCCAATCTGACCTGGTCTGTCCCAGTGCAGTGCTGCGCTGGGTGAACAATCCTGGAAGACTGGTTTACCAGGTGGACTTGCTGGCCGGGTGATGCCCCTGTAGCTCTCACTAACCTTGCTGACCCCTACCTTGGTCACTGCTCTGTATCGGAAGTGATACTCCTGGTGTGGCTCTAACCCAGGTATTGTGAAGGAGTGGCATTGATCAGGTGTATCCAGAATTGTCCATTCCTCCTGCTGGCTACCTCGGTACTCTACCTTGTAGCCCACAATCTCACCGGCACCAAATGTTGGTGGCTGTAACTGCAGAGTCACACTGTCATGTGTTGTTCTACTAGACGTAGGTATCTCGGGCTGTGACGGAGGAACAAAGCACTGGTTCTCCAGACGTCCTCCATCATACAGGTAAATTGAGGCTCCTATGTTGCTGTCATCCCGCACAGATCCAACAGCAAATTTTATTTTCCCATCTGCTATATTGGCGGTGGCAAATTCCAGGAATGATTCTGATGTCTTCCTCATCTGCTGGGACACAGATGGCAAGGTAAGC
This region of Amblyraja radiata isolate CabotCenter1 unplaced genomic scaffold, sAmbRad1.1.pri S148, whole genome shotgun sequence genomic DNA includes:
- the LOC116969296 gene encoding stonustoxin subunit alpha-like, encoding MSECLQLATLGRPFQLGMLYDCRSDALIPGVTLWDLQTLQSNLDCREQPCTEFHIIASDSMEKKANALDVSASLKVSFLCGLVEVKGSAKYLRDTKESKQQARVTLQYKATTRFEQLTMSHLGRQNITYPSVFDEGSATHVITAVLYGAQAFFVFDQMASSTEKIQDIQGNMEATIKCLPMIAIQGEASLEMTEEHKSHTEKFSCTFYGDFSLKNNPTTFKDAINIYATLPNLLGSDGEHSVPIRVWLYPLNKLDSKAAQLVRGISVRLVNCCQDVLEQLKEAMMRCNDLMKDSVAVQFPEIIDIILEFQKMCLEYKLGFQGTLCKALPSIRGGGEEEVLLVNILKNREQSPFKHQALTTWLDDKAREMRVVGRYLRILKDIPVVKSESELDEMFMDLATVYVVCFTFTKLHHEDLYLSEANNYLQSPTAQKIETQPPVDGACTKRQSDSWLTLPSVSQQMRKTSESFLEFATANIADGKIKFAVGSVRDDSNIGASIYLYDGGRLENQCFVPPSQPEIPTSSRTTHDSVTLQLQPPTFGAGEIVGYKVEYRGSQQEEWTILDTPDQCHSFTIPGLEPHQEYHFRYRAVTKVGVSKVSESYRGITRPASPPGKPVFQDCSPSAALHWDRPGQIGADVNIFRYSIEYREEPSVNLTMKGGLWEEVKTTDTQCHYCLEGLKPMTVYRVRVSADCGETGSSEVSEEVSIKIGNTPIRIARKLRTDTKLISKGNPSIYKLKLQEEIADKVKQLVKCSFGKPTSKHTKTIMVLGATGSGKTTLINGMINYILGVEWGDNFRYKLIAEETGKSQAESQTSSITAYQLHHQKGFNIDYSLTIIDTPGFGDTRGISRDQLITEQIREFFSSPQGVDQIDAVCFVAQASLARLTHAQKYVFDSILAIFGKDIAENIQILVTFADGQPPPILSALKLAEVPCPKDKCTGLPVHFKFN
- the LOC116969291 gene encoding uncharacterized protein LOC116969291, yielding MFWKMGANSMKKFFTALNTMETKSLSLTREVLKERKQLEVAVVGLQTQIRVGLTKLEELRKTEQALNQHQTELDANKNFDYEIEVTHPVKEDISGTGYYITNCQKCFFTCHFPCGYSNDDDKRECCAMDQQGNCMVCPLKCIWNVHFNQKYKFDYVTKKEKKTYSELKEKYEKAYGAKMSQQNVMESLKQEFADVKYTVLALIDQLSGSIRRLEEIALRPNPLSTPAYIDLMIQSEKEEAKPGFMERIQTLGKVKEQAELIQKVANNENMLPGGLKGGPMVGKSAGKKTEGRFSKVINWFTFK